One Janthinobacterium sp. TB1-E2 genomic region harbors:
- a CDS encoding carbohydrate ABC transporter permease — MIHNGKTDNNRRAWLLILPVLLCVAFSAILPLMTVVNYSVQDILSPTQKVFVGTEWFRMVMLDGDLHSALLRQLLFSGSVLAIQIPLGILIALCMPADGWKASLALVLIALPLLIPWNVVGTIWQIFGRGDIGLMGYTLNQLGFDYNYNGNSLDAWLTVMVMDIWHWTPLVVLLCYAGLRAIPDAYYQAARIDGASRLAVFRYIQLPKLRNVLMIAVLLRFMDSFMIYTEPFVLTGGGPGNATTFLSQYLTQKAVGQFDLGPASAFSLIYFLIILLFCFVLYTWMQRVGTGDQK, encoded by the coding sequence ATGATACATAACGGTAAAACCGATAACAACCGCCGCGCCTGGCTATTGATCTTGCCCGTGCTGCTGTGCGTGGCCTTTTCCGCCATCCTGCCCCTGATGACGGTGGTCAATTATTCCGTGCAGGATATCCTGAGCCCCACGCAAAAGGTGTTCGTGGGTACGGAGTGGTTTCGCATGGTCATGCTGGACGGCGACTTGCACAGCGCCTTGCTGCGCCAGTTGCTGTTTTCCGGCTCCGTGCTGGCCATCCAGATTCCGCTGGGCATCCTGATCGCCCTGTGCATGCCGGCCGATGGCTGGAAGGCGTCCCTCGCCTTGGTGCTGATCGCGCTGCCCCTCTTGATACCGTGGAACGTGGTGGGCACCATCTGGCAAATCTTTGGCCGCGGCGACATCGGCCTGATGGGCTATACCCTGAACCAGCTGGGCTTTGACTACAACTACAACGGCAATTCGCTCGACGCCTGGCTGACCGTGATGGTGATGGATATCTGGCACTGGACGCCGCTCGTCGTGCTGCTGTGCTATGCGGGCTTGCGCGCCATTCCCGACGCGTATTACCAGGCGGCGCGCATCGACGGCGCCTCGCGCCTGGCCGTGTTCCGCTACATCCAGCTGCCGAAACTGCGCAATGTGCTGATGATCGCCGTCTTGCTGCGCTTCATGGACAGTTTCATGATCTACACGGAACCGTTCGTGCTGACGGGCGGCGGGCCGGGCAATGCCACCACGTTCCTGTCGCAGTACCTGACGCAAAAGGCCGTGGGCCAGTTCGACTTGGGGCCGGCGTCCGCGTTTTCCCTGATCTATTTCCTCATCATCCTGCTGTTCTGCTTTGTGCTGTACACGTGGATGCAGCGCGTTGGCACGGGAGACCAGAAATGA
- the glpK gene encoding glycerol kinase GlpK — translation MTKYILALDQGTTSSRAILFDHAGRPHASAQREFRQIFPQPGWVEHDANEIWASQEGVLHQVLRDSGVAASDVAAIGVTNQRETTVLWDRATGEPVANAIVWQDRRNAAYCEQLVEQGKADVIQQKTGLVLDAYFSATKLKWLLDNVPGARARAERGELAFGTVDSWLIYKMSGAHLTDTSNAARTMLFNIHTLQWDTDLLALLDIPASLLPDVVPSSGVAAHTHAALLGVSVPIAGIAGDQQAATFGQACLKPGMAKNTYGTGCFMLMNVGKRPLPSKNRLLTTVGWSLGAGSDKTDYLLEGSAFIAGAAVQWMRDGIGIIRDSSEVEALATSVPDSGGLVFVPAFAGLGAPYWDPYARGTLIGITRGTGKAHIARAALEGVAYQNVDVLSAMQDDAGIGLSELRVDGGAARNDMLMQFQADILNVPVVRPVVTETTALGAAYLAGLAVGFWESQEEIAAQWQVGRRFEPKMAADERLSRLHKWQRAVERSRDWSE, via the coding sequence ATGACCAAATACATACTTGCTTTAGATCAGGGCACCACCAGTTCGCGCGCCATCCTGTTCGACCATGCGGGACGGCCGCACGCCAGCGCGCAGCGCGAGTTCCGCCAGATTTTCCCCCAGCCGGGCTGGGTCGAGCATGACGCGAACGAAATCTGGGCCTCGCAAGAGGGCGTGCTGCACCAAGTGCTGCGCGACAGCGGCGTGGCCGCGTCCGACGTGGCCGCCATCGGCGTGACCAACCAGCGCGAAACGACGGTGCTGTGGGACCGCGCCACGGGTGAACCCGTCGCCAACGCCATCGTCTGGCAAGACCGCAGAAACGCCGCTTACTGCGAGCAGCTGGTCGAGCAGGGCAAGGCGGACGTGATCCAGCAAAAGACGGGGCTCGTGCTGGACGCCTATTTTTCCGCCACCAAACTTAAATGGCTGCTCGACAACGTTCCCGGCGCCCGCGCGCGCGCCGAACGGGGCGAGCTGGCCTTCGGCACCGTCGACAGCTGGCTGATCTACAAGATGAGCGGCGCCCACTTGACGGACACGAGCAACGCGGCGCGCACCATGCTGTTCAATATCCACACCCTGCAATGGGACACGGACCTGCTGGCGCTGCTCGACATTCCCGCCTCCCTGCTGCCCGACGTCGTGCCCTCGAGCGGCGTGGCCGCGCACACGCATGCGGCACTGCTGGGCGTGTCCGTGCCGATCGCCGGCATCGCGGGCGACCAGCAGGCCGCTACCTTCGGCCAGGCGTGCCTGAAGCCGGGCATGGCCAAGAATACCTATGGCACGGGCTGCTTCATGCTGATGAACGTGGGCAAGCGCCCCTTGCCATCGAAAAACCGTCTGTTGACGACGGTGGGCTGGAGCCTGGGCGCGGGCAGCGACAAGACCGATTACTTGCTCGAAGGCAGCGCCTTTATCGCCGGTGCTGCCGTGCAATGGATGCGCGACGGCATCGGCATCATCCGCGACTCGTCCGAAGTGGAAGCGCTGGCCACCAGCGTGCCCGATTCGGGCGGCCTGGTCTTCGTGCCCGCGTTTGCCGGCTTGGGCGCGCCATACTGGGACCCGTATGCGCGCGGCACCCTGATCGGCATCACGCGCGGCACGGGCAAGGCCCACATCGCGCGCGCGGCGCTGGAGGGTGTGGCTTACCAGAACGTGGATGTACTGTCCGCCATGCAGGACGACGCGGGCATCGGGCTTTCCGAACTGCGCGTCGATGGCGGCGCGGCCCGCAACGACATGCTGATGCAGTTCCAGGCCGACATATTAAATGTGCCCGTGGTGCGCCCCGTGGTAACGGAAACGACAGCCTTGGGCGCCGCCTACCTGGCGGGCCTGGCCGTGGGTTTCTGGGAATCGCAGGAAGAAATCGCCGCCCAGTGGCAGGTGGGGCGCCGCTTCGAACCGAAGATGGCGGCCGATGAACGCTTGAGCCGGCTGCACAAGTGGCAGCGCGCCGTGGAAAGGTCGCGCGACTGGAGCGAGTAA
- a CDS encoding carbohydrate ABC transporter permease, with protein MMHKKMSSTILVVFLLASLLPIYWMLNMSLKTNEEIVGVLSLWPQQLTFANYHTIFTDRSWYSGYINSMIYVALNMVMSVTVALPAAYAFSRYNFVGDKHLFFWLLTNRMTPPAVFLVPFFQLYSTVGLMDTHLAVALAHMVFNVPLAVWILEGFMSGVPKEIDETAYIDGYSFPRFFIRIFLPMIKSGVGVTAFFCFMFSWVELLLARTLTSVNAKPIAATMTRTVSAAGMDWGVLAAAGVLTIVPGALVIWFVRHYIAKGFAMGRV; from the coding sequence ATGATGCACAAGAAAATGAGCAGCACCATCCTCGTCGTCTTCCTGCTCGCGTCCCTGTTGCCCATCTACTGGATGCTCAACATGTCGCTCAAGACCAACGAGGAAATCGTCGGCGTGCTGAGCCTGTGGCCCCAGCAATTGACGTTCGCCAACTACCACACGATCTTCACGGATCGGTCCTGGTACAGCGGCTACATCAATTCCATGATCTACGTGGCCTTGAACATGGTGATGTCGGTCACGGTCGCATTGCCGGCCGCCTATGCTTTCTCGCGCTACAACTTTGTCGGCGACAAGCATTTGTTCTTCTGGCTGCTGACCAACCGCATGACGCCGCCCGCCGTCTTCCTCGTACCTTTCTTCCAGCTGTATTCGACGGTGGGCCTGATGGACACGCACCTGGCCGTGGCGCTCGCGCACATGGTCTTCAACGTGCCGCTGGCCGTGTGGATACTGGAAGGCTTCATGTCCGGCGTGCCGAAGGAAATCGACGAAACGGCGTATATCGACGGCTACAGCTTTCCCCGCTTCTTCATCCGCATCTTCTTGCCGATGATCAAGTCGGGCGTGGGCGTGACGGCGTTCTTCTGCTTCATGTTCAGCTGGGTGGAGTTGCTGCTGGCGCGTACCTTGACGTCCGTCAATGCCAAGCCGATCGCCGCCACCATGACGCGTACCGTGTCGGCGGCCGGCATGGACTGGGGCGTGCTGGCGGCGGCCGGTGTGCTGACCATCGTGCCCGGCGCGCTGGTGATCTGGTTCGTGCGGCATTACATTGCCAAGGGTTTCGCGATGGGGAGGGTGTGA
- a CDS encoding DUF2160 domain-containing protein encodes MENTDSTASLFGWMAWTPEVAIFFICIGLMLAGMTVWQIRSPSIERKGFLPMPTTRGDRLFIGLLTAAYVNLAWAGFTEMQQAIGAAISFVVLLVVMRWG; translated from the coding sequence ATGGAAAATACCGATAGCACGGCCAGCCTGTTCGGCTGGATGGCGTGGACGCCGGAAGTGGCCATCTTCTTCATTTGTATCGGCTTGATGCTGGCCGGCATGACTGTGTGGCAAATCCGTTCGCCCAGCATCGAACGCAAGGGTTTTTTGCCCATGCCGACCACGCGCGGCGACCGTTTGTTCATCGGGCTGCTCACGGCGGCCTATGTGAACCTGGCGTGGGCGGGGTTTACGGAAATGCAGCAGGCGATTGGTGCTGCCATCAGTTTTGTAGTGTTGTTAGTGGTAATGCGTTGGGGATAA
- a CDS encoding ABC transporter substrate-binding protein produces the protein MKLKFTVFAAAAMLVSNAALADAKQAQTWIDKEFQPSSLSKQQQLAEMKWFIDAAAKLKAKGIKEISVVSETIDTHVYESKTLAKAFEEITGIKVRHDIIQEGDVVEKLQTSMQSGKSIYDGWISDSDLIGTHYRYGAVEPLSDYMAAKGKEFTNPGLDLKDFIGISFTTAPDGKVYQLPDQQFANLYWFRADWFARKDLQAKFKAKYGYELGVPQNWSAYEDIADFFTNDVKELDGKKVYGHMDYGKKDPSLGWRFTDAWLSMAGAADKGIPNGMPVDEWGIKVAADKCTPVGASMSRGGATNSPAAVFALTKYIDWMKKYAPPQANGMNFSESGPVPAQGEIAQQIFWYTAFTAGMTKPGLPVVNKDGTPKWRMAPSPHGPYWKEGMQNGYQDVGSWFLFKSTPDDRKAAAWLYAQFVTSKTVSLKKSIVGLTFIRDSDIRHDYFTKHANEYGGLIEFYRSPARVAWTPTGNNVPDYPKLAQLWWKNVATAITAEKTPQAAMDNLAEEMDQVMARLQRAGMKACAPKLNPKVDPNQYLSDQHAPWKKLANEKPKGETIAYDKLLQAWKEGKVR, from the coding sequence ATGAAATTGAAGTTCACGGTCTTCGCGGCTGCGGCCATGCTCGTGTCGAATGCGGCCCTGGCCGACGCCAAGCAGGCGCAAACCTGGATCGACAAGGAATTCCAGCCATCCAGCCTGAGCAAGCAGCAGCAGCTTGCTGAAATGAAATGGTTCATCGATGCGGCGGCCAAGCTGAAAGCCAAGGGCATCAAGGAAATTTCCGTGGTCTCGGAAACCATCGACACCCACGTCTACGAATCGAAGACCCTGGCCAAGGCCTTCGAGGAAATCACGGGCATCAAGGTGCGCCACGACATCATCCAGGAAGGCGACGTGGTGGAAAAGCTGCAAACGTCGATGCAGTCCGGCAAGAGCATCTATGACGGCTGGATTTCCGATTCCGATTTGATCGGCACCCACTACCGCTACGGCGCCGTCGAACCGCTGTCCGACTACATGGCCGCCAAGGGCAAGGAATTCACGAATCCGGGCCTGGACCTGAAAGATTTCATCGGCATCAGTTTTACCACGGCGCCCGATGGCAAGGTCTATCAACTGCCCGACCAGCAATTCGCCAACCTGTACTGGTTCCGTGCCGACTGGTTTGCGCGCAAGGATTTGCAAGCCAAGTTCAAGGCCAAGTATGGCTACGAGCTGGGCGTGCCGCAAAACTGGTCCGCGTATGAAGACATCGCCGATTTCTTCACGAATGACGTGAAGGAACTGGACGGCAAAAAAGTCTATGGCCACATGGATTACGGCAAGAAAGATCCGTCGCTGGGCTGGCGCTTCACCGATGCGTGGCTGTCGATGGCTGGCGCGGCCGACAAGGGCATTCCGAACGGCATGCCCGTCGACGAGTGGGGCATCAAGGTCGCGGCCGACAAGTGCACGCCCGTTGGCGCCTCGATGTCGCGCGGCGGCGCCACCAATTCGCCGGCGGCTGTCTTTGCGCTGACGAAATACATCGACTGGATGAAGAAATACGCGCCGCCGCAGGCGAACGGCATGAATTTCTCGGAATCGGGCCCCGTGCCGGCGCAGGGCGAAATCGCCCAGCAAATCTTCTGGTACACGGCGTTTACGGCCGGCATGACGAAACCGGGTTTGCCAGTGGTGAACAAGGATGGCACGCCGAAATGGCGCATGGCGCCGTCGCCGCACGGCCCGTACTGGAAAGAGGGCATGCAGAACGGCTACCAGGACGTGGGTTCCTGGTTCCTGTTCAAGTCCACGCCCGATGACCGCAAGGCCGCCGCCTGGCTGTACGCGCAATTCGTCACGTCGAAAACCGTGTCGCTGAAGAAATCGATCGTCGGCCTGACGTTTATCCGCGATTCCGACATCCGCCACGATTACTTCACGAAACACGCGAACGAATACGGCGGCTTGATCGAGTTCTACCGCAGCCCCGCTCGCGTGGCGTGGACGCCGACCGGCAACAACGTGCCCGACTATCCGAAGCTGGCGCAGCTGTGGTGGAAGAACGTGGCCACGGCGATCACAGCGGAAAAAACGCCGCAAGCGGCCATGGATAACCTGGCCGAGGAAATGGACCAGGTCATGGCGCGTTTGCAGCGTGCCGGCATGAAGGCGTGCGCGCCCAAGCTCAATCCGAAGGTCGATCCGAACCAGTATCTGTCGGACCAGCACGCTCCATGGAAAAAGCTGGCGAATGAAAAGCCGAAGGGTGAAACGATAGCCTACGACAAGCTGCTGCAAGCCTGGAAAGAAGGCAAGGTAAGGTAA